From the Solanum pennellii chromosome 4, SPENNV200 genome, one window contains:
- the LOC114076837 gene encoding uncharacterized protein LOC114076837: MSKSELNKLCMDENDLMFNVEVRCKHGILLQMQASWSNRNPERRFWSCPHYEATNCNFFRWRDTKRFDERSRFINPKLVNRINEIEKNYERVKMQLEQLDNSNIEQSKLEKIPLDEGESLRNRYENLNINSKENVDNVIEMGELKDKKKMKGMKKKKTNKGCCFGKFLCCVMICFVVVFVSFLTQVGKV; encoded by the coding sequence ATGTCAAAATCCGAGTTGAATAAGTTGTGTATGGATGAGAACGATTTAATGTTTAACGTGGAAGTGCGATGCAAGCATGGAATCTTACTGCAAATGCAGGCGTCTTGGTCAAATCGCAATCCCGAAAGACGATTTTGGTCTTGTCCTCACTATGAGGCCACAAACTGTAATTTCTTTAGATGGAGAGACACGAAGAGATTTGATGAAAGATCTCGTTTTATTAATCCTAAATTGGTGAATAGGATTAACgagatagaaaaaaattatgagcgTGTGAAGATGCAACTGGAACAGCTTGATAATTCCAACATTGAACAGtcaaaactagagaaaattCCTTTGGATGAAGGTGAAAGTCTTCGAAATCGTTATGAAAAtctgaacatcaattcaaaggAGAATGTTGACAACGTAATAGAAATGGGTGAATTGAAAGacaagaagaagatgaaagggatgaaaaagaagaaaacaaataaaggCTGTTGTTTTGGCAAATTCCTTTGTTGTGTGAtgatttgttttgttgttgtatttgttaGTTTTCTAACCCAAGTTGGTAAGGTATAA